The Candidatus Pantoea soli genome window below encodes:
- the bamE gene encoding outer membrane protein assembly factor BamE → MRCKTLTAAAVVMLMMTAGCSTLERVVYRPDINQGNYLVANDVSKIHTGMTQQQVAYTLGTPMMRDPFGSNVWYYVFRQEPGHERVKQQTLTLTFDSNGTLTNIDNKPRLTGTEG, encoded by the coding sequence ATGCGCTGTAAAACGCTGACTGCCGCGGCAGTGGTAATGTTGATGATGACCGCCGGATGTTCCACGCTTGAGCGCGTGGTGTATCGTCCGGATATCAATCAGGGTAATTACCTGGTCGCCAACGATGTTTCAAAGATTCACACCGGCATGACGCAGCAGCAGGTGGCTTACACCCTCGGTACCCCGATGATGCGCGATCCGTTTGGCAGCAACGTCTGGTATTACGTGTTCCGTCAGGAACCAGGCCATGAGCGTGTTAAACAGCAAACGCTGACGCTGACGTTCGACAGCAATGGCACACTGACCAATATTGATAATAAACCGCGTCTGACCGGCACAGAAGGCTGA
- a CDS encoding RnfH family protein — MVADIHVEVVYALPDKQYLHSVTLEEGATVEQAIKASGILSLRKDIDLASNKVGIYSRPVKLGDEVQDGDRVEIYRPLIADPKEMRRQRAERSAAKK, encoded by the coding sequence ATCGTGGCTGATATCCACGTTGAGGTGGTTTACGCACTGCCGGATAAACAGTATCTGCACTCTGTGACGCTGGAAGAGGGCGCCACGGTCGAGCAGGCGATTAAGGCCTCGGGGATATTGTCGCTGCGTAAAGATATCGATCTCGCCAGCAACAAAGTTGGCATCTACAGCCGACCGGTCAAGCTGGGTGATGAAGTGCAGGATGGCGATAGGGTAGAGATTTATCGTCCGCTGATTGCCGATCCCAAAGAGATGCGGCGCCAGCGTGCTGAGCGTTCAGCTGCGAAGAAGTAG
- a CDS encoding type II toxin-antitoxin system RatA family toxin — translation MAQISRSALVPYSAEQMYRLVNDVDAYPEFLPGCTGSRVLDNNGNQMTAAVDVSKAGISKTFTTRNTLTDNQSIHMQLVDGPFRKLSGGWNFVSLGDDACKVELNLDFEFTNMLVEMAFGRIFKELANSMVQAFTQRAKEVYRG, via the coding sequence ATGGCCCAGATTAGCCGTTCAGCGCTGGTCCCTTATAGCGCTGAACAGATGTACCGGCTCGTGAATGATGTGGATGCTTATCCTGAATTTCTTCCGGGCTGCACCGGCAGCCGCGTGCTGGATAACAACGGAAACCAGATGACCGCGGCCGTGGATGTTTCCAAAGCCGGTATCAGTAAAACCTTCACCACGCGTAACACGCTGACGGACAATCAGAGCATTCATATGCAGCTGGTTGATGGCCCGTTCCGCAAGCTTTCCGGTGGCTGGAATTTCGTCTCCCTGGGTGACGACGCCTGCAAAGTGGAGCTGAATCTCGACTTTGAGTTCACCAATATGCTGGTGGAAATGGCCTTCGGCCGCATCTTTAAAGAGCTGGCCAACAGCATGGTGCAGGCTTTCACGCAGCGGGCAAAAGAGGTTTATCGTGGCTGA
- the smpB gene encoding SsrA-binding protein SmpB, translating to MTKKKAHKPGSATIALNKRARHEYFIEEEFEAGLSLQGWEVKSLRAGKANISDSYILLRDGEAYLFGSTFQPLAVASSHVVCDPTRNRKLLLNQRELDSLYGRVNREGYTVVALSLYWKNAWAKLKIGVARGKKEHDKRADIKDREWQMDKARIMKNSRR from the coding sequence ATGACTAAGAAAAAAGCTCACAAACCCGGTTCAGCCACGATTGCCCTCAACAAACGCGCCCGCCACGAATACTTCATTGAAGAAGAGTTCGAAGCAGGCTTATCGCTGCAGGGATGGGAAGTTAAATCACTCCGCGCCGGTAAGGCGAACATCAGTGACAGCTATATTCTGCTGCGCGATGGCGAAGCTTATCTGTTCGGCTCCACTTTTCAGCCGCTGGCCGTCGCCTCCAGCCATGTGGTCTGCGACCCTACACGTAACCGCAAACTGCTGCTGAATCAGCGCGAGCTGGATTCCCTGTACGGGCGCGTCAACCGCGAAGGCTACACGGTGGTCGCGCTGTCACTGTACTGGAAGAATGCCTGGGCCAAGCTGAAAATTGGCGTAGCGCGCGGTAAGAAAGAACATGATAAGCGCGCTGACATTAAAGATCGCGAATGGCAGATGGATAAAGCCCGGATCATGAAGAATTCCCGCCGTTAA